Proteins encoded in a region of the Carassius carassius chromosome 49, fCarCar2.1, whole genome shotgun sequence genome:
- the LOC132132226 gene encoding PHD finger protein 12-like isoform X1: protein MWGKMENPTIVYDLDTSGGLMEQIQTLLAPPKSEDGEKRTRKPDRSTRRAGRASNHETCDSCREGGDLLCCDHCPAAFHLQCCNPPLSREMLPPGDWMCHRCTVRKKKREQKKEQINGLLEPQLGRQMPSPAPEQECGTLCPDPSTGLGSTELRAAVAQVRLLERRPSSRPATPNSNTSSTDTPTPSEQNDMEQDLLDVEDEAQGSEPEITNITTTLKRPFDLLIAAAMQRNPTQFQLPMDLTCTTAFPGTSKRRRKDELSGKNVKRPQHEWDHCGLVPLPVKVCYTCSRSCRLAPLIQCDYCPLLFHMDCLDPPLTAFPTGRWMCPNHIQNLVLNQRTLTLSNRCQLFDQFQDRISQHAVKLDFLQRIHQQHPPTRRSAHANSRKTLKVPDAIKSQYQNPPTLMAPAGVREGELICSGLSESFTPQHLASEDEQCQWLKDVISLQCSIMRHLWNRQTSPWDSEHTEKTDLKLRDSCQSAASTGSQNIAPKGSCSSCTDGLCQNCKTTNGPVDRLVQSNGMQGPDRTQENTTDHDISRLHMPNLPNHTNTETVIKTENASLKSCNSIEVPPLACVKSKPSTPSCDHGKTALVSDAAAAAKLLASTSSSGAHAVKPQKIITDTESKDQRSSDGNAASHPVMAGSGEVFSCTEPNMLELSGRIKDMMRGSGEVELGSLDEKFIKLLAWQQIQQLFKSKTSPVQSSSPLSVSDVSPTHRKPSEAQNKEVQARASFCSALGKGTAVNMCYRSLYIGTGADMDVCLKNYGHCNYVSGKHACIFYDENTKQYELLNYSEHGTTVDNVLYSCDFSEKMSQSPSNNLLAKVQNIIRHCRKKEQEESSVGMAATTEDGVMSCESQDAPITPCNCKISGSSWIGGSGAGWEGTALLHHGSHIKLGCLQFIFSITEFANKSLKEEFNTCRLTPTAGQQGEQLNKAMPPSLQHNFVT from the exons ATGTGGGGAAAAATGGAGAACCCGACGATCGTGTACGATCTGGATACCTCCGGCGGGCTGATGGAG CAAATCCAGACTCTGCTGGCGCCACCCAAGTCTGAAGATGGAGAGAAGAGGACCAGGAAACCAGACAGGAGCACCAGGAGAGCCGGCAGGGCCAGCAATCATGAAACCTGCGACAGCTGCCGGGAAGGAGGGGACCTGCTGTGTTGTGATCACTGCCCCGCTGCCTTCCATCtacagtgctg TAACCCGCCATTGAGTAGAGAAATGCTGCCCCCTGGCGACTGGATGTGTCATCGCTGTACCGTTCGCAAGAAG AAAAGAGAACAGAAGAAGGAGCAAATTAACGGTCTGTTGGAGCCGCAGCTGGGGAGGCAAATGCCTTCTCCAGCTCCTGAGCAGGAATGTGGGACGTTATGTCCGGATCCTTCCACGGGGTTGGGTAGCACAGAGCTTCGGGCTGCCGTCGCTCAGGTACGGCTCCTGGAGAGACGACCAAGCAGCCGACCCGCAACCCCCAACTCCAACACTTCTTCCACAGACACGCCCACACCATCTGAGCAGAATGACATGGAGCAAGACCTCCTGGACGTGGAGGACGAGGCCCAGGGTTCTGAGCCTGAAATCACAAATATTACAACCACCCTCAAAAGACCATTTGACCTCCTAATTGCCGCTGCCATGCAAAGGAACCCTACGCAGTTCCAGCTTCCAATGGACCTCACTTGCACAACTGCATTTCCAG GCACCAGCAAAAGGAGACGAAAAGATGAGTTATCAGGCAAGAATGTTAAACGCCCACAACATGAGTGGGACCATTGTGGACTGGTTCCACTGCCAGTGAAAGTGTGCTACACATGCAGCAG gaGCTGCCGATTGGCTCCACTGATCCAGTGTGACTATTGCCCTCTCTTGTTTCACATGGACTGTTTGGACCCGCCTCTCACTGCCTTTCCTACAGGCAGGTGGATGTGTCCCAACCACATCCAGAACCTGGTA CTGAACCAGAGAACCTTGACCCTCAGCAACCGTTGCCAGTTATTTGACCAGTTTCAGGATCGCATTTCTCAACATGCTGTCAAACTTGACTTCCTGCAGCGGATACATCAGCAGCACCCCCCTACTCGGCGGTCGGCTCATGCCAACAGCAGAAAGACTCTGAAG GTTCCAGATGCCATAAAGTCACAGTACCAGAACCCACCTACTCTGATGGCCCCGGCAGGAGTCCGTGAAGGGGAGCTGATCTGCTCCGGCCTTTCAGAATCTTTTACCCCACAGCACTTAGCCAGTGAAGACGAACAGTGTCAG TGGCTCAAAGATGTCATCTCGCTGCAGTGCAGCATTATGAGGCATTTATGGAACAGACAAACATCTCCTTGGGATTCGGAGCACACAGAAAAGACTGATCTAAAACTCAGAGACTCTTGCCAGAGTGCCGCCTCAACAGGCAGCCAGAACATTGCTCCAAAAGGTTCCTGTAGCTCATGTACTGATGGACTGTGTCAGAACTGTAAGACCACAAATGGCCCTGTAGACCGATTGGTTCAGTCCAATGGAATGCAGGGTCCTGATAGAACCCAAGAAAACACCACTGACCATGATATATCCCGTTTACACATGCCCAATCTACCCAACCATACCAACACTGAAACGGTAATCAAGACTGAGAATGCCAGCTTAAAGTCTTGTAATAGCATCGAGGTACCTCCACTTGCTTGTGTCAAATCTAAGCCCAGCACCCCATCATGTGACCATGGGAAAACTGCATTAGTTTcagatgcagcagcagcagcaaaactTTTGGCCTCTACTTCAAGTTCAGGAGCACATGCTGTTAAACCACAGAAAATCATCACAGATACCGAGTCAAAAGATCAGAGATCCAGTG ATGGGAATGCTGCTTCACATCCTGTGATGGCAGGCAGTGGTGAAGTCTTCTCTTGCACAGAACCTAACATGCTGGAGCTATCCGGACGAATAAAAGACATGATGCGGGGCAGCGGAG AAGTTGAGCTTGGCTCATTAGATGAGAAATTTATCAAGCTCTTAGCTTGGCAGCAGATTCAGCAGCTCTTCAAGTCGAAAACCTCTCCTGTTCAGAGCAGTTCTCCTTTATCTGTGTCAGATGTGTCACCCACTCACAGGAAACCCAGTGAAG CCCAAAACAAGGAAGTGCAGGCGAGAGCTTCATTCTGTTCGGCCTTAGGAAAGGGAACGGCTGTAAACATGTGCTACAGGAGTCTGTACATCGGAACAG GTGCTGATATGGATGTGTGCCTTAAAAACTACGGGCATTGTAACTATGTTTCAGGGAAACATGCCTGTATATTTTATGATGAG AATACAAAGCAGTATGAACTGCTGAACTACAGCGAACACGGGACGACTGTTGACAACGTATTATATTCCTGTGACTTCTCTGAGAAGATGAGCCAGAGTCCATCCAACAACCTGCTCGCCAAAGTGCAAAATATCATCC GACATTGCAGGAAAAAGGAGCAGGAGGAGTCTTCAGTGGGCATGGCTGCAACAACAGAGGATGGAGTTATGAGCTGCGAGTCCCAAGATGCTCCCATCACTCCCTGTAACTGTAAAATCAGCGGCTCCAGTTGGATTGGAGGCAGTGGTGCTGGATGGGAAGGCACTGCACTCCTCCATCATGGAAGCCACATCAAACTGGGCTGCTTGCAGTTTATATTCAGTATCACGGAGTTCGCCAACAAGTCACTTAAAGAGGAGTTCAACACCTGCAGACTCACTCCCACAGCTGGCCAACAGGGGGAGCAGCTAAACAAGGCCATGCCTCCTTCACTTCAACACAACTTTGTAACTTAA
- the LOC132132226 gene encoding PHD finger protein 12-like isoform X2 yields MWGKMENPTIVYDLDTSGGLMEQIQTLLAPPKSEDGEKRTRKPDRSTRRAGRASNHETCDSCREGGDLLCCDHCPAAFHLQCCNPPLSREMLPPGDWMCHRCTVRKKKREQKKEQINGLLEPQLGRQMPSPAPEQECGTLCPDPSTGLGSTELRAAVAQVRLLERRPSSRPATPNSNTSSTDTPTPSEQNDMEQDLLDVEDEAQGSEPEITNITTTLKRPFDLLIAAAMQRNPTQFQLPMDLTCTTAFPGTSKRRRKDELSGKNVKRPQHEWDHCGLVPLPVKVCYTCSRSCRLAPLIQCDYCPLLFHMDCLDPPLTAFPTGRWMCPNHIQNLLNQRTLTLSNRCQLFDQFQDRISQHAVKLDFLQRIHQQHPPTRRSAHANSRKTLKVPDAIKSQYQNPPTLMAPAGVREGELICSGLSESFTPQHLASEDEQCQWLKDVISLQCSIMRHLWNRQTSPWDSEHTEKTDLKLRDSCQSAASTGSQNIAPKGSCSSCTDGLCQNCKTTNGPVDRLVQSNGMQGPDRTQENTTDHDISRLHMPNLPNHTNTETVIKTENASLKSCNSIEVPPLACVKSKPSTPSCDHGKTALVSDAAAAAKLLASTSSSGAHAVKPQKIITDTESKDQRSSDGNAASHPVMAGSGEVFSCTEPNMLELSGRIKDMMRGSGEVELGSLDEKFIKLLAWQQIQQLFKSKTSPVQSSSPLSVSDVSPTHRKPSEAQNKEVQARASFCSALGKGTAVNMCYRSLYIGTGADMDVCLKNYGHCNYVSGKHACIFYDENTKQYELLNYSEHGTTVDNVLYSCDFSEKMSQSPSNNLLAKVQNIIRHCRKKEQEESSVGMAATTEDGVMSCESQDAPITPCNCKISGSSWIGGSGAGWEGTALLHHGSHIKLGCLQFIFSITEFANKSLKEEFNTCRLTPTAGQQGEQLNKAMPPSLQHNFVT; encoded by the exons ATGTGGGGAAAAATGGAGAACCCGACGATCGTGTACGATCTGGATACCTCCGGCGGGCTGATGGAG CAAATCCAGACTCTGCTGGCGCCACCCAAGTCTGAAGATGGAGAGAAGAGGACCAGGAAACCAGACAGGAGCACCAGGAGAGCCGGCAGGGCCAGCAATCATGAAACCTGCGACAGCTGCCGGGAAGGAGGGGACCTGCTGTGTTGTGATCACTGCCCCGCTGCCTTCCATCtacagtgctg TAACCCGCCATTGAGTAGAGAAATGCTGCCCCCTGGCGACTGGATGTGTCATCGCTGTACCGTTCGCAAGAAG AAAAGAGAACAGAAGAAGGAGCAAATTAACGGTCTGTTGGAGCCGCAGCTGGGGAGGCAAATGCCTTCTCCAGCTCCTGAGCAGGAATGTGGGACGTTATGTCCGGATCCTTCCACGGGGTTGGGTAGCACAGAGCTTCGGGCTGCCGTCGCTCAGGTACGGCTCCTGGAGAGACGACCAAGCAGCCGACCCGCAACCCCCAACTCCAACACTTCTTCCACAGACACGCCCACACCATCTGAGCAGAATGACATGGAGCAAGACCTCCTGGACGTGGAGGACGAGGCCCAGGGTTCTGAGCCTGAAATCACAAATATTACAACCACCCTCAAAAGACCATTTGACCTCCTAATTGCCGCTGCCATGCAAAGGAACCCTACGCAGTTCCAGCTTCCAATGGACCTCACTTGCACAACTGCATTTCCAG GCACCAGCAAAAGGAGACGAAAAGATGAGTTATCAGGCAAGAATGTTAAACGCCCACAACATGAGTGGGACCATTGTGGACTGGTTCCACTGCCAGTGAAAGTGTGCTACACATGCAGCAG gaGCTGCCGATTGGCTCCACTGATCCAGTGTGACTATTGCCCTCTCTTGTTTCACATGGACTGTTTGGACCCGCCTCTCACTGCCTTTCCTACAGGCAGGTGGATGTGTCCCAACCACATCCAGAACCTG CTGAACCAGAGAACCTTGACCCTCAGCAACCGTTGCCAGTTATTTGACCAGTTTCAGGATCGCATTTCTCAACATGCTGTCAAACTTGACTTCCTGCAGCGGATACATCAGCAGCACCCCCCTACTCGGCGGTCGGCTCATGCCAACAGCAGAAAGACTCTGAAG GTTCCAGATGCCATAAAGTCACAGTACCAGAACCCACCTACTCTGATGGCCCCGGCAGGAGTCCGTGAAGGGGAGCTGATCTGCTCCGGCCTTTCAGAATCTTTTACCCCACAGCACTTAGCCAGTGAAGACGAACAGTGTCAG TGGCTCAAAGATGTCATCTCGCTGCAGTGCAGCATTATGAGGCATTTATGGAACAGACAAACATCTCCTTGGGATTCGGAGCACACAGAAAAGACTGATCTAAAACTCAGAGACTCTTGCCAGAGTGCCGCCTCAACAGGCAGCCAGAACATTGCTCCAAAAGGTTCCTGTAGCTCATGTACTGATGGACTGTGTCAGAACTGTAAGACCACAAATGGCCCTGTAGACCGATTGGTTCAGTCCAATGGAATGCAGGGTCCTGATAGAACCCAAGAAAACACCACTGACCATGATATATCCCGTTTACACATGCCCAATCTACCCAACCATACCAACACTGAAACGGTAATCAAGACTGAGAATGCCAGCTTAAAGTCTTGTAATAGCATCGAGGTACCTCCACTTGCTTGTGTCAAATCTAAGCCCAGCACCCCATCATGTGACCATGGGAAAACTGCATTAGTTTcagatgcagcagcagcagcaaaactTTTGGCCTCTACTTCAAGTTCAGGAGCACATGCTGTTAAACCACAGAAAATCATCACAGATACCGAGTCAAAAGATCAGAGATCCAGTG ATGGGAATGCTGCTTCACATCCTGTGATGGCAGGCAGTGGTGAAGTCTTCTCTTGCACAGAACCTAACATGCTGGAGCTATCCGGACGAATAAAAGACATGATGCGGGGCAGCGGAG AAGTTGAGCTTGGCTCATTAGATGAGAAATTTATCAAGCTCTTAGCTTGGCAGCAGATTCAGCAGCTCTTCAAGTCGAAAACCTCTCCTGTTCAGAGCAGTTCTCCTTTATCTGTGTCAGATGTGTCACCCACTCACAGGAAACCCAGTGAAG CCCAAAACAAGGAAGTGCAGGCGAGAGCTTCATTCTGTTCGGCCTTAGGAAAGGGAACGGCTGTAAACATGTGCTACAGGAGTCTGTACATCGGAACAG GTGCTGATATGGATGTGTGCCTTAAAAACTACGGGCATTGTAACTATGTTTCAGGGAAACATGCCTGTATATTTTATGATGAG AATACAAAGCAGTATGAACTGCTGAACTACAGCGAACACGGGACGACTGTTGACAACGTATTATATTCCTGTGACTTCTCTGAGAAGATGAGCCAGAGTCCATCCAACAACCTGCTCGCCAAAGTGCAAAATATCATCC GACATTGCAGGAAAAAGGAGCAGGAGGAGTCTTCAGTGGGCATGGCTGCAACAACAGAGGATGGAGTTATGAGCTGCGAGTCCCAAGATGCTCCCATCACTCCCTGTAACTGTAAAATCAGCGGCTCCAGTTGGATTGGAGGCAGTGGTGCTGGATGGGAAGGCACTGCACTCCTCCATCATGGAAGCCACATCAAACTGGGCTGCTTGCAGTTTATATTCAGTATCACGGAGTTCGCCAACAAGTCACTTAAAGAGGAGTTCAACACCTGCAGACTCACTCCCACAGCTGGCCAACAGGGGGAGCAGCTAAACAAGGCCATGCCTCCTTCACTTCAACACAACTTTGTAACTTAA